A stretch of the Aminipila terrae genome encodes the following:
- the speB gene encoding agmatinase: MLEKDQFAKDSGAWCNLNHPEMSEKESDLVIFGIPFDKGVSYRAGASKGPSVLRENTFCSTPYTEQFESFARLNVHDAGDFKGNNRDELFEEITDYVCHLVKNNIFFTAVGGDHSVTIPIEAGIDRALDEQFGIIHIDAHFDLCDTLNGDFLSHGSVERRALDLKNISGTDNLYFVGIRSIEPDEFAFKEKNHINVQSAFNCHKLSIEKVAEDVVAKMSKFNKVYITLDIDCLDPAFAAGTGTPQFGGLYSRQLLELLDILFNKLNIIAFDVVEVAPELDPSLTSMFAARRIITECWGHYARKIGKIGE, from the coding sequence ATGTTAGAAAAAGATCAATTTGCAAAAGACAGTGGAGCATGGTGTAATTTAAATCACCCGGAAATGTCTGAAAAAGAGTCAGACTTAGTTATTTTTGGGATTCCATTTGACAAAGGAGTCAGTTATCGTGCAGGAGCATCAAAAGGGCCTTCCGTGTTAAGGGAAAATACGTTTTGCTCAACCCCATATACCGAGCAATTTGAAAGTTTTGCCCGTTTAAATGTACACGATGCGGGAGACTTCAAGGGCAACAACAGAGACGAACTATTTGAAGAGATTACAGATTATGTATGCCATCTGGTAAAAAATAATATCTTTTTTACTGCTGTGGGAGGAGATCACTCTGTAACCATTCCCATTGAAGCTGGCATAGACAGAGCTTTAGATGAGCAATTCGGCATCATTCATATTGATGCACATTTTGATTTGTGTGACACTCTTAATGGAGATTTCCTCTCCCACGGTTCTGTTGAAAGAAGAGCTTTGGATTTAAAAAATATTTCAGGTACTGATAATTTGTACTTCGTAGGCATACGATCCATTGAACCAGATGAATTCGCATTTAAAGAAAAAAATCATATTAATGTGCAAAGTGCATTCAACTGCCATAAGCTTAGTATTGAAAAAGTTGCAGAGGATGTTGTGGCTAAAATGAGCAAATTTAATAAAGTGTACATAACCCTTGATATTGACTGCCTTGACCCTGCCTTTGCTGCAGGAACTGGAACTCCTCAGTTTGGCGGCCTTTACAGCAGGCAACTCCTTGAATTGCTTGACATTTTATTTAACAAACTCAATATCATTGCATTTGATGTTGTTGAAGTGGCCCCAGAATTGGATCCATCTTTAACTTCCATGTTTGCAGCACGGAGAATCATAACAGAATGCTGGGGACACTATGCAAGAAAAATAGGTAAAATAGGAGAATAA
- a CDS encoding ArsR/SmtB family transcription factor — protein sequence MGNVYQENAKVFKAFCDENRLMILELLQSGEKCACRLLEDLHISQSTLSHHMRILCDSGIVQGRKEGKWIHYSINIQGSEHAKYY from the coding sequence TTGGGTAACGTATACCAGGAAAATGCAAAGGTATTTAAAGCTTTTTGCGATGAAAACCGTTTAATGATATTAGAGTTATTGCAAAGTGGTGAAAAGTGTGCCTGCAGATTACTGGAGGATTTACATATCAGCCAGTCAACCCTATCCCACCATATGCGTATTTTATGTGATTCAGGGATTGTGCAGGGCCGTAAGGAAGGCAAATGGATACACTATTCCATCAATATCCAAGGTAGTGAACATGCAAAGTACTACTGA